GTTTCATTGAGCGTCATGAGATTgcagttcctccacatgtaaatacatacccagtctgtgatcgtccttgatgtggatcagagagatatcctgcatcagcataaccaacaatactctgggcgttggtcgattcactggaatagaataagcccatgtctgttgtcccacgaaggtatcgtagaacatgtttgatgccggtccaATGTCGCCTTGTTGGAGCAGAACTGTACCTTGCTAACAGATTTACTGAAAATGATATGTCTGGtctggtacattgtgctaggtacaataaagcacctattgcactaagatatggtacttctggaccaaggaccatttcatcatccccttttggacgatatgggtctttcttagtgtcaagcgaccgaacgaccattggagtgctaagtggatgggctttatccatgccaaaccgtttcaatactttttcagtataagttgattgatgcaccaaaattccattagcactgtgctcaatctgcaagccaagacaatattttgtctttccaaggtctttcatctcaaactcacgtttGAGATAATCAGCAGTCTTTTGAAGCTCTTCAGAagttccaattagattcatgtcgtcgacatatactgccactatcgcaaatccagactctgatttcttaataaacacacatgggcaaataggatcatttgtgtatccttccttcagtaaatacttactgagacgattgtaccacattcgtccagattgttttagcccatataatgatcttctcaatttaactGAGAACATGCCCCGTGGTTTATTTCTGGCTGCTTCAGGCAGCTTGAATCCTTCTGgaactttcatgtatatatctgtatccaattctccatacaaatatgcggtaatgacatccatgagtctcatttcaagtttttctgaaaccgCCAAACTTATTAAGTAACGGAATGTAATTGTGTCCATTACTGGAGAGTACGTTTCCACATAATCAATTCCAGGcctttgtgaaaaaccttgcgcaacgagtcgcgctttataccttgagatctcatttttctcattgcgctttcttgtaaatacccacttgtaacctacagggttcacattgggtggagttggaacaatatgtccaaaaacactctttttttccaaagaatttaattctgcctggattgcatctttccacttaggccaatcttgcctctgtgtacattcattaatagagcacggctcaatatcatcatcttttatgatctcagcagccactgagaatgcaaatatatcatcGATGATCATCTCATTTCTACTCCACAATTCATCAGTGGACGTATAAtttatggagatttcttgactttcaggTACAGTTGCCACTCCAGGGGCACTTGTCTCACCAATGACGTTTTCCTTTTCAGGAAGTACCTGTCCCTCTTTGggggcatttgaattatgaattgtgggctctctatttatttcatttggattcattttgtccatcaacttcctctttcGAGGAACTGAATCCTTTGAGCCTAGTGGTCTGCCACGCTTCAGGCGTGCAGCAGATGAACCATTTGCTGGCACATTGCTTTGTCCATTATGGACATCAATCCGTGCGGGTGCATTTGCAGCTGGGATATGAGATTTTGTCACCTTTGctgcatcattaaatgcatccGGCATCTGATTTGCAATACTTTGGAGGTGAACGATCCTTCTCACTTCGTTTTCGCATTGAGCAGTATGAGGATCGAGATGAGACAATGTGGATACATTCCATGATAATTCATGTCGTTCTTCAGGAATGAGTTTGCCTTGTTCTTTAGACACAGATTTTTCTCCCCCTAATGGTGGGAAgattgtctcatcaaaatAACAATCCGCAAACCGTGCGGTAAAAATATCACCCGTCAGGGGTTCCAATATCTGATGATAGatggtgaatcaaaaccaacataaattccCAATCTGCGTTGAGGGCCCATCTTAGTACGTTGCGGTGGTGCAATGGGCACATATACCGCACACccaaaaattcttaaatgtgaaatgtttggttgatttccCAATACGAGTTGTATTGGAGAATATTGATTGTTGGCGACGGGCCTCAATCGCACAAGTGATGCTGCATGTAAAATGGCATATCCCCAAGCAGAAACtggcaactttgttttcattagcaaagtgcgtgctatcaattgaaggcgtttaattaaagcttctgccaagccattttgagtatgcacatggggaacaggatgttcaatatcaatgcctagtgacatgcagtagtcatcaaaagtttgagatgtaaattcaccagcattatcgagtctgattgacttaatgggataatctgggaattgggctcgtaatttaattatctgagccaaaagcctagcaaatgccatattccgagtagataaaagacaaacatgtgaccatcgggtagatgcgtccaccaagaccataaagtaccgaaatggtccacatgggggatgaataggtccacaaatgtccccttgaattctctgcaaaaatgatggagactcaacatcaacctttggttgtgatggtctgatcaccaacttcccttgtgaacaagcttggcaaaagatgtcacttgataacataatgtgtttagtcaacaagggatgtcctttagagttggtgatgatcctgcgcatcatggtggatccaggatgacccaacctgtcatgccaaagcttaaaagcatttgagtCAATGGACTCTTGGTCCATGACACTATGTGCCTCAATTGTCCGTATGGTTGTATAATACAACCCTGATGAGAGCGCACAAAGCTTCTCCAGTATACACTTTTGGGTATCACTGGAGGTAATGCAAAGATATtccatgttttcctctttctttgtttcaacatggtagccattcaaacgtatatctttgaaactcaACAGATTCCTTCTGGAGTTAGATGAATACAAAGCATCTGGAATGGACAGTATTGTTCCATTTGGTAACATAATTTGGGCTATTCCTGAGCCTTCAATCAGATCTGCAGGACCTGATATGGTTgttacctttgcttttgtaagcattaattttgagaaatacttcCGATCTTGAAGGATCGTATGAGTAGTCGCGCTGTCTGCGAGACAAATATCTTTGCCATAGCctttgttttgagggcatccataatttacatccatgccttcaaataagtaaaataagctgaatcaataaagaagaaaacattaccacttttattggattgaaatgaaaaattaaacaacacttcagctaatacaaatagtacattaaggaatttaatctaattcggactcataagcttcattccctctttcagtaacaaaatcagaaacatccaGATGCGTCTTGTTTAGCTGACGCGATATTTCTGATGAGCCATTTGTGGCTGGCGGAGCATGATCAATGTAATTTATCTCCACTTTCCTGTTCTTAAGTGAAGCTTGATAGAGATCCGCCAAATGCTTGGGCGTACGACATGCGCGCACCCAATGTCCCTTTGCACCACATCTGTGACAAGtgctttcaacatttctaggcACATGGCTCATCTGTGCCTTTCCCTTATTACGGGATGCATTTTTGCCATTCGTGGATGGACCGCTCCTTGGACCTAAACCCTCTGAACGAGCACCAcgattttttctatttccttgCCAGTGGCCACGCTTGCCCCATCGCCCACGTTTGTGGATATTACCACGAGATGAAGTGGCATTCACTTCCTGAGATGCAGCATTTATTTCAGGAAGTGGTGCTGAGCCCGTTGGGCGAGATTGGTGATTCTTTAATAAGAGCTCATTATTCTGCTCAGCTAACAAGAGGCAAGATACAAGTTCCGagtacttcttgaaaccgctatgtctgtattgctgttgaaggaggacatttgaagcatgaaaagtgctcagagttttttcgagcatatcctcctcagatatattttccccacatagcctcattaatgaggtaattctgtgcatagcagagttatactcggacactgacttgaaatcttgaaatctcaagtgaGTCCATTCGTATCTAGCTCTTGGGAGAGTCACCATCCTCTGGTGATCGTATCTTTCACCTAGAGCTTTCCAtagaaccaacggttcatcaaccaccacatattCGCTCTTCAGCGCTTCATGGATGTGGCGGCGAAGAAAGATCATGGCCTTCGCATTCTCTTCAGGCGAAGCATCATTCTCATCTACAATTGTTTGTCCGAGGCCATTGGCTCgtagatgaattttggcatccaggacccatgataaatagttgtccccggaaaggtccaaggcagcaaactctagttttgccaaatttgccatccGAAACTTTAGGCTCGGGATCTGGGACATTAAgccacttattaataggaatttcagGCCCTcattattcaggtatattaattgatgataaaaataaagtgctATGAATttgctggtatggacgataaacccgcaccataccttaaataaaattaaatgtgcggtaaagtaaattcataaagtaaattgcttgttgtatggacgttaattccgcaccatactttaaataaaagtaaatatgcggtaaagtaaatttataaagtatgagggttaattccacatcatactttaaataaaagtaaatgtgcggttaagtaaattcataaagtatgagggttaattccacatcatacttttaataaaagtaaatgtgcggtaaagtaaattcataaagtatgagggttaattccacatcatactttaagtaagagtaaatgtgcttgtatgggcactaattctgctccatactttttaaataaaagtaaaggcagctgtgtggacgataaacccgcgccacacctttaaataaatattgccgtatgggtaataaacctactccataccataaataaaataaatgtggggataaaaacctccacctaatatatatgaagtgcataatatatcatatattgtgGGCAATATAACTACGCCactattcaagatataatagatgggttttaagatcacaccatcattttattacaataatttgtgttacaacgcgatgggtaaaaaaaaaaattacaccaccataaaataacaggaCGGGGTATAAAAACCGCGCCATTCCAAATTAcgttacaaagaagtaaattaaacaagcatggatgaaacaacatagaaattgtgagaacacaaaaaagaaagtttgcatgtcgtCGTGGTAGTAAAGTGAGAGTAGACATATGACAgagaggagacagagaaataaccacatagtgttgagttgggaaaaattcagaaataaaaaggagagactatcgtgctgataacgtgttataaaactagaataatcagaggatgagaagtaccactgtaatattgagagtggaattatatttctctttgtggtgtttatATTGACAGGATTTCTCCTCAGATAGAAtccactctttctcttctctttgactctcactctattctcttctctttttcgtgtgtgtttacaagcaaatataatgcctataTAATGCCTATCTATAGGCAAAGTAAATGGcttttaagggagacataatgatttctccccaacatacacaattttaattaaaagagGGTGAAATAGTAAAACACCCttgatttaaaaaagaacaaaaagaaaaacaaaatagaaaaagcgAGTCGTGCTATACAAACCCAAGTCGTGATGTGCTTCtctcaaagaagaaaagctgAAGAACGTGGAGAAAAATTGCACGGGTTCAGAACCCACGAAGCTGACGGTTTCCACAATTTTAGAACCCATCACCACCATGTtacctatatttttcttcGTCCACTTCATTGGCACCTTTTCTGCTTCAGAAATCGAAATCGAAATTGCGAGTAATCACCCAAGAGCACCCGGTGTAAAGACTGGCCAGACTCGAAAAACTTCCTTTCTCATTCCGCACCACACCTGTTATCCTGTAACTGAAGGTAAAGCATCCGTTTTTTTTGTCTTAATGCATGtatatttctaattttgttgGGTTCAATATAGTCTCCCCCaatttttgttgcttttcttATGATGTGTTTTTTGTTGGTGCTGGTATAACTAAAAATCCTTTGTGCTCAGATAAAGGAGGTAGGGTTCACACTCAGAAAGAGAGAATATTTAAATTCGTACAGGAGGGATAGTGTTCAAGTTATTTATCAGGTTATTATTTCAAatcctatttcttttttgtcatcaCACGTGCTCTTCCAAGTTTTAGATTGTTTGTTAGGATTGTATGAATTTGGGTGTTTGATTTTCGAAGTTtaattttctctattttggctaattttgtcttggtttctctctgtctctttcaTTCTTATTTGTGAATTTGTTAGGATTTCTGAATTTGGGTGTTTGATTTTCGAAGTTTAATATTCTCTATTTTGGCCAATTTTGTCTTggtttctctctgtctctttcaTTCTTATTTGTGAATTTGTTAGGATTTCTGAATTTGGGTGTTTGATTTTCGAAGTTTAATCTTCTCTATTTTGGCTAATTTTATCTTggtttctctctgtctctttcttttttatttgtgaaTTAATTTTGTTGGGTTCAATGATAATCAGCTAGCTGCATTTGACTTGGGGTAACAAATGCAAGAGTTACAGATGCACAATTATTAATACAAATGCAAGAGTTACATTATGTTCCTGATGCAcaattattaatataatattgctGTTCAAGAGAATCCAGCTTCTAATACGTTGGCAAGCCTGTAAACAACTGGATAAACCAACCTGTGAATGTAGTTATGTTTATGAATAGATTCTATAGCCATAACACTTTGGGCAATGTAAAATCTTGCAACAGTTTCAGTCAAAGTCTCTTCTCTAATAAGCAAAGTCATCATGTCACCACCAAGTAGATACTCCATGATTAGATACAAGTAGTCAGCATCTTGAAAGGAATAGTAGAGTTTCACAATGCAGTGACTAGCAACCTCTGCAAGCAAATCCCTTTTAGCTCTAACATGTTCAACCTACGTTGCAGATAGTATTTGGCCTGCTTAAGTTCTTTATGGTATCTGCATTTTGATTCTGTTTTGTGGcgttttcctttgtttctaAATTCCAGTTAATCACTCTGAATCTCAATGTTGTTGTTACTGATTAGCTGTGATTTTCCCCAAAAATATGTAGCTTAAGAGTCGATGAAGTAATTCCATGAAGTAATTTCATCAATATGCTTGCTCAATGTTGTTGTTCTTTGAATCTGTGTTTTGTTGTGATATTCGAATTTCTCATATATTAGACAATGTCTTCCTCTTTTTGATCTGTTTACTATCACTAAtctctaattttttaaaatcctaatggaatttctttgattatatatatatatatatatgggtttaaattaattgttcctgatttcattaaattttacTGCAGTACTTGGACGAGAACAAGTCATTGATTCTGAAGATCGTTGAGAGCCAGAATACAGGGAAATTGAGTGAATGCGTAAAGTGAGCATTTACTTTTTCATTGACTGCTCTGCTTTGGACATCTTTTATTTTCACAGATTGCTATTTATAAGCAACGTATATCTGTTAggctatttttatttatatgttaaCTTGCTTTCTAATTGATACTGCATGGTTGCAACTCATGGTTTGCTTGGAATTTGCTTGGAATTTGCTCAATGTTGTTGTTCTTTGAACCTGTTTTTTGTTgtgatatttgaatttctcaTATATTAGACCATGTCTTCCTCTTTTTGATCTGTTTACTATCACTAATCTCTAATTTTTTGATCACTAATCTCTAATTTTTTGATCATAATGGAATTTCTTTGATTATATATAGATGTTGTTTCGCTAGAGCACCAATGAAGAAAGCATTTAGATTTGATGTGTTTGATGTCAATGGtatgaatctctctctctctctctctctctctctctcatattttggtttgggatttttgaattctttttttgtgaattAATTTTGCTGGGTTTAATGATATTATCAGCTAGCTGCATTTGACTTGGTGTAAATCACGTACTTGGTCTGCTTAAGTTCTTTATGGTAtctacaaattaaaaaaattaaaaaaaataaaaattaaaaaaaaagttctttATGGTAATTTATAAAGTAAGAATTTTGATTCTGTTTTCTGGcgttttcctttgtttctccAGCTAATAGATGTAGGGGTTTCCACACTGGCCATTGATTTGTGTTGGCTTTTTAGTGGGTAGTTGCCAAAACCTTGGATTTGGAACTCAGTGGTATTTGTTTCAACAATtgaacatatttttcatctcttGGTAGCATTTGTTTTTCTACTTTGTTGGTTAAGCCAACCCCATTGTAGTGCGTAGAAGGAGATTTACAGTTTCATATTGTGTCTTCTGGATATTGTTAtcaaattaacaaatttcCTGATCTCTCGATCTCTGCTTTTGCTTACCTAAATTGCATTTGCTTCAAGTTGGAATGAATGAGGTATTTTGAGGCTATATAATTATGTGATTGTTGTGCTTCATTCTAATTactgtttattttatttttttagtatgAATCATAGTTAAGCAGTCGTCCAATTGCTaggtccaaaaaagaaaattaataagtTTTTCATATCTACATGtcttattgaaactttggaatTTTATCTCAACAGATTCAATTGTCTGTCACATCTCTGACTTATTCACTGAAGCAAAGAAGCAAAGATAATTTTCAGGTTaatgtttcttcattttgttttattgacacaattttttcttttgggttccCTCAAAATTCCTTCACAAAATTTGACTTGGCTCTACTATTACGTGTTTTCTGCTctctctttctgtttttttcccccgatttaattaacaaattttagCATAATTTCTCAACTTTAACCAGTTGTCTTCACCACCCAAACCAAAATGTCCAATTTGAagcaaatgtttttaattttgggttttgttttcttttgtttttgctgaATTGAAATTAACCCCATTTTAATGCTGCTCCTAATCTCATGTTGCAGGATTCTCTTCCAACGATCTATCCATTGCTAGGTATGGGTATACGCCCGCATTCACCTACCTCTACATTACTTTCTTTGTTTGCTAATCATACTTTTTTACCTAATAAAGCAACAAGCAGCTCAAAAAAGAACAATGAAAACATTGAACAGAGAAAATCATTTTGCTTGCTCCTTTgtatttgattattattataccAACCAAAACAATGAAGACTACAACCTGGACATGCTCAAGATTGAACTTTGcaatatatgtattatattttttaattaattaatcatttgTATTAATAACCAATCTTTTGTACTATTCATCGATGTACCCTaatttgatttatatataagAAGTTCATTTTCAATGTATGAGTTAATGCCTTAACTTCAATTTTTAAGTAAAGGTTTAAAAAAGATATACAACCTTTTTTATGGGAAAGGTTTATATAGCCAtgaagaaatatttttgcACGTGAACAATATATTTGTTataacaaaaatcaaatattaatgcATTGTCGTTATGTAAGGAGATGTGTAAAATGTTAGTGCATAAATTACGAATCTATTTAAAGATAAACTGTTGaaatttaagaaatttaaGGTATTCTGTAAGTATCTTACGCCTCAAGAGGCTGTATGGAATTAAAAAATGTACTATTGACAATTATTACATACAAGTAACGAGTTCGAATAAAAAACGTTAACTAAATACACAACGgtcttttattaattaaaatatggCCAgcaatttttatataataactAGAATCTTATACATGGgcaattatttataattaaattacctAATAGTAATAAATATTGTAGTTATTAATGGAGCGTGCACACAATCGTACAAGAGAATGGCGACAATCAATGAGTTCTTCGCAACGTCGACATTATCTAGCTCGCCGACGTGCAATCGCTCGAGGAAAGCGACCGATAATGAACAATGTACGTGATTGTCATACTCAAGGAGGCCCCAGTAATATAGAAGAGCGACATCCAGGTATTTCATGCATTAACAGTTTGTGCTTGACTTGACAATTTACCAAAAAGTTTTTTGTTGAATTCATCAAATTAATATTTGTACGCTTAGTGTAGCTTCAATGTTAATTTTATGGTACCTAATTATAGACAAGTAGTGAATATAATTAATACAAATATTGACATTTTACACTCAAAAACTTAAATTCAATACATTTATTAGAACAAGTTCAACACGAAGGTACGAGTTCAATGGTTGCATCGCATATCAACAATCCTGGTGAACAGTCTACTAGAATGCGTTTAACACATATAAGACAGTTGGCACGTTCGGATAGGCCGCAATCTCCTGATGGtcttcaattaatttctgcTTCCAATGGTGAGCTCAGCAGATACCTATTTTAAACACATTAGTTCTACACAATTTTAAGTTCATAACTTAAAGCTTATACTGAAAAACCAATCTTGATTAATACAACACAGAAGTGGCTGAGGATACATTACATCATCATGAAGGCCAACACAACCATGTCATGCATGATGTGCAACATGTAAGGACTGAGGATACATTACATCATCATGAAGGCCAACACAACAATGTCATGCATGATGTGCAACATGTAAGGGCTGAGGATACATTACATCATCATGAAGGCCAACACAACAATGTCATGCACGATGTGCAACATGTAAGGAGAGCGATGAGAAACTACAATTGTGCCAGAAATTATAATGAGAACATGGGTGTCGTAGGATGTCAATTACCAACTTCTACCACATGTTCGAAGTGCAATGCGCGATTATTCCGACGAGAGACATTTAGTATGTGTTGCTCTGGTGGAAAAATTGTTCTACCTCATATACAATCTCCACCAGAAATGCTGGCTCTTTTCTCTGACCAAACAACTGAGGGTAGACTCTTCAGACAAAACATTCGTGTCTACAACAATGTTTTTTCATTCACTTCAATGGGAGTACATGTTGATGAAAGAATAAATTTTGGTGGACGTGGGATTTATACCTTTCGTGCACAAGGTGCAATATATCATAAGATTGGTGGACTTTTACCCAATGAAGGTACTACACCGCGATTTCTACAGGCTTACATATATGACTTTAAGAAGGTGATGAGATAATATTTAAGAAGGTGATAGATTGACCAAGAAAACATAAAGAGAATGACATAATATTTTGGTTAGaatttacaaaaatgaaataatattattctttttcatttttttattcattctCTTGAGTCTGTTAAGATGaacgtttaaaaaaatacgGGCGATAAAGTACGTTCAGAGTAATACAGGGCATCTTAgcagtttttttatttattttaagacGATCATGAGTAACGTGTCATGTCTACAatagtttcatattttaattgcgTGAGGCTGATGCATGATCatcttaaaatttaaaaaaaaaaatgctaaGATGCACGTCTAAAAAAATACGGGCGATCAAGCATGTTCAGAGTAATACAGGGAATCTTagcagttttttttataaatattttaagaCGATCATGCATCAGACTCAcgcaattaaaatatgaaactatTGAAACAAAcatctatataaatacaattgcgaaaaaaatatttgtcaaACTATGTAAGTCGCGCGTAGCgcgtgattaaaaaaaaagcctctcgcacgcgcggaagcgcgtgcagGGAGGCtagtctatatatataaagcaaaaggcagagaatggtgaaacattcaataATGCCAAATATGCCCTttgttaattcaaacattaagaattaaatttattaattaaatgaggataatatggtaatttcatattttttatattaacaaaaattaaaaataaaaacaaaatcagataataagtcctacttttatggaatATAACTActcatattatcttttcttaattctaagaataaaagaaaaaaaaaatcaattagcACATGCGTGAGCATGTGCCGAGGGGCTAGTTATTATTAATTAGGGTGAATTAGTAATACAATGCAAACAACATGTATTAGGTCATTTATGTGAGAGCATATGTGACCGTTGACTATACGTTGTGGTAAACCCAAAATTAATTTACTATATCTACAGTGTTGATGcttggatttatttatttcatgcACACTACAAAGATGTTATGAAAGTTCAAACTTGAGATCATTAGTTTATAAATCATGACTCTTTTTAATTGAGCTAGATCCTGTTGACAATATTTATGTAGCATTTGTGGACCATCAATCATTATATACTGGATGGTTGTATAAACCAGGCATAAGCTTTTCTAGTTACAAATAATAAGGACACAACCTAAACCAATGcggtgaaaagaaaaagggccaaagaaaaattatacaatCCAACACAAAACCAACTTTTCAGAGTCCATCGGCcgaagaaaaatcttacaatccaAGACAGAGAAACCCCAAACTACAGCCCATGAAAGGCTAGAAACCCATTTAATCCAAGATAACACCAGACAAACAACAAAGCTACAAAGCCCAAAGGCTAAACCAAGTGCCTGCCACCATTAGTTAAAGTTGATGCAGCCGGTTACATAAAGATAACGTTTGAAGGACTCCTAGTTGCTCCATCAAATATAAGGTTTACCATTTGGTTGGATCATGTATCACAGAAGCAGCAGAAACATAAATGTTCTGTTTAACAGAGACATCAAAATTAGCATAACCAAGTTCTTTTTGGGGGAACAATCTAATTATCTGCCTATTAACTAATCTTCAAACCAGCCCCTCAAAAACTGATTTCTGAAGCTATCAAGAAACAGGGATGAACAGCATTGAAGGAATGGAAGATTCCCAGACCTTCCGGTAAAACTAGATTTTGATGGCAAAGATTTTCCTGGAGGATCTGCAATGAAAATCCTGTGTGTGAATCTAAAAACCTCTGCAACCAAAATCACTAgtgtttttcattttagtttCAATTGTAGGTCATTTCCTGTGAGGTGCTAATTCATGGAAATCAAAGTTCAACACTTGAAATAAAACTAGGGTTTAGGGGGCTTGAATAACAACACTACTATTCAAAACTTCCAATTGCATATTTCTAGCTAGGATTGTCTCAAACagcaaaaacaccaaaaaaagacTTGGGAAACataaaaacagaaatcaaaatgcatcTTAAGAGTAAAGAATTGAAAAGCTGTCtacataacaaaaacaaacaactaaATCTCAAGCCCCAAACCCCCACTGGGCACCATCCACACTcactcatcatcatcttcatcccCAGCAGCTGAGTTGAAAGCATTCAACCTCTCAATCAACTTCTCCTTCCTCTCATCATAAGTAAGCTTCTTCAGATTGAATCTCTTGTGCTCCTTCACCTCCTTCTTCTCAGTCAGCTTCACGGTTGGATCGGCACGAATGGCGGCATGAACCTTCTTGTACATCTCCTCAATCCCTTCAGCCTCAACGCCCTTCTTGATGTACGCACTGAAATGAGTCTGAAATTTCTCAGGCTCATCCTCACTCAAAATCCCCATGTAAGCAGCAACATGCCCGCCATAGATGTACTTCCTGTGGACATCGGAATCAAGCTGCTTGTTGTCCTTAGAAAACCCAGCAAACCTCTTTTCGCTGTGAGGCACATCAAGCCCACCATCCAGAGCTCCCTTCAAAGCACCAAACACACGGTTCCCAGTTGTGGTTCTGATCAAACCCACATCGAGCAGAGCCCTAAATGGCCTCCGGCTCTCCGATGGCTCCACAGAATAGTCCTCGCCGGTGGCCTCGACGTTGCCCTCATACTCGTCGGCCA
The window above is part of the Prunus dulcis chromosome 1, ALMONDv2, whole genome shotgun sequence genome. Proteins encoded here:
- the LOC117623841 gene encoding 60S ribosomal protein L5-2-like, encoding MAFVKSLKSRAYFKRFQVKYKRRRQGKTDYRARIRLINQDKNKYNTPKYRFVVRFTNKDIVAQIISASIAGDLVLASAYAHELPRYGLKVGLTNYAAAYCTGLLLARRVLHKLEMADEYEGNVEATGEDYSVEPSESRRPFRALLDVGLIRTTTGNRVFGALKGALDGGLDVPHSEKRFAGFSKDNKQLDSDVHRKYIYGGHVAAYMGILSEDEPEKFQTHFSAYIKKGVEAEGIEEMYKKVHAAIRADPTVKLTEKKEVKEHKRFNLKKLTYDERKEKLIERLNAFNSAAGDEDDDE